From one Streptomyces sp. ICC1 genomic stretch:
- a CDS encoding 1-hydroxy-2-methyl-2-butenyl 4-diphosphate reductase, with amino-acid sequence MVACALRIERAALRSGRERGAPERYEVLRTGMGPRAAERAVGRALAGPELRGAAVLATGFCAGLLPGMSPGDLIVAEETRDPRGTVACAGTALLAEALARALPDRTVHLGALTGSDHVVRGQERAQLRATGAIGVDMESAATLWTATRGGTVADGAERPVAAVRVIVDAPEHELVRIGTVRGGISAFRVLRAVLPAFYDWHRSLLLPRR; translated from the coding sequence CTGGTCGCCTGCGCGCTGCGCATCGAGCGGGCGGCCCTGCGCAGCGGCCGCGAGCGGGGCGCGCCCGAGCGGTACGAGGTCCTGCGCACCGGCATGGGCCCGCGCGCGGCCGAGCGCGCCGTCGGCCGGGCGCTCGCCGGTCCGGAGCTGCGCGGGGCCGCCGTGCTGGCCACCGGATTCTGCGCCGGGCTGCTGCCCGGCATGAGCCCCGGCGACCTGATCGTCGCCGAGGAGACCCGGGACCCGCGCGGCACGGTCGCCTGCGCCGGTACCGCCCTGCTCGCCGAGGCGCTGGCCCGGGCCCTGCCCGACCGGACCGTGCACCTCGGCGCACTGACCGGATCCGACCACGTCGTCCGGGGCCAGGAGCGCGCGCAGCTGCGCGCCACCGGTGCCATCGGGGTCGACATGGAGTCCGCGGCCACCTTGTGGACCGCGACCCGGGGCGGGACCGTTGCCGACGGTGCGGAGCGCCCGGTTGCGGCCGTCCGGGTGATCGTGGACGCTCCGGAGCATGAGCTCGTCCGCATCGGCACCGTTCGGGGGGGAATATCAGCCTTTCGCGTACTGCGTGCCGTACTGCCCGCGTTTTATGACTGGCACCGTTCTTTGCTGCTCCCCAGGAGGTGA
- the hpnH gene encoding adenosyl-hopene transferase HpnH, producing the protein MAMPLRQTIRVGTYLLEQKLRKREKFPLIVELEPLYACNLACEGCGKIQHPAGVLKQRMPVAQAVGAVLESGAPMVSIAGGEPLMHPQIDEIVRQLVAKRKYVFLCTNAMLLRKKIEKFTPSPYFAFAVHIDGLRERHDESVAKEGVFDEAVAAIKEAKSRGFRVTTNSTFFNTDTPQTIIEVLNYLNDDLQVDEMMISPAYAYEKAPDQEHFLGVEQTRELFKKAFSGGNRRRWRLNHSPLFLDFLEGKVDFPCTAWAIPNYSLFGWQRPCYLMSDGYVPSYRELINDTDWSKYGRGKDPRCANCMAHCGYEPTAVLATMGSLKESLRAVRETMGGNRDKSA; encoded by the coding sequence ATGGCAATGCCACTGCGACAGACCATCAGGGTCGGGACGTATCTTCTCGAACAGAAGCTGCGCAAGCGTGAGAAGTTCCCGCTGATCGTCGAACTGGAACCCCTCTACGCCTGCAACCTCGCCTGTGAGGGGTGCGGCAAGATCCAGCACCCGGCCGGCGTGCTCAAGCAGCGCATGCCCGTGGCGCAGGCCGTCGGGGCCGTGCTCGAATCCGGCGCGCCGATGGTGTCCATCGCGGGCGGCGAGCCCTTGATGCACCCGCAGATCGACGAGATCGTGCGCCAGTTGGTGGCGAAGCGGAAGTACGTCTTCCTCTGCACCAACGCGATGCTGCTCCGGAAGAAGATCGAGAAGTTCACGCCGTCCCCCTACTTCGCCTTCGCCGTGCACATCGACGGACTGCGCGAGCGCCACGACGAGTCGGTGGCGAAGGAGGGCGTCTTCGACGAGGCGGTCGCCGCCATCAAGGAGGCGAAGAGCCGCGGGTTCCGCGTGACGACGAACTCCACCTTCTTCAACACGGACACCCCGCAGACGATCATCGAGGTGCTCAACTACCTCAATGACGACCTGCAGGTGGACGAGATGATGATCTCGCCCGCCTACGCCTACGAAAAGGCACCCGACCAGGAGCACTTCCTGGGCGTGGAACAGACCCGGGAACTCTTCAAGAAGGCCTTCTCGGGCGGCAACCGCAGGCGCTGGCGCCTCAACCACTCCCCGCTCTTCCTGGACTTCCTGGAAGGCAAGGTGGATTTCCCGTGCACCGCCTGGGCCATTCCGAACTACTCGCTCTTCGGCTGGCAGCGCCCCTGCTATCTGATGAGCGACGGATACGTGCCCTCGTACCGGGAGCTGATCAACGACACCGACTGGAGCAAGTACGGCCGCGGCAAGGACCCGCGCTGCGCGAACTGCATGGCGCACTGCGGGTACGAGCCCACCGCGGTCCTCGCCACCATGGGGTCGCTGAAGGAGTCGCTGCGCGCGGTCCGCGAGACCATGGGCGGGAACCGGGACAAGTCGGCATGA
- a CDS encoding aspartate aminotransferase family protein → MSAGHARRAGEAAAAGGASAAAGGSGGRGRGKGFDLGALLAERGAERYELHARHLNHQLPRMLHTIGFDKVYERAQGAHFWDAEGNDYLDMLAGFGVMGLGRHHPVVKQALHDVLDAQLADLTRFDCQPLPGLLAEKLLAHSPHLDRVFFGNSGTEAVETALKFARYATGRPRVLYCDHAFHGLTTGSLSVNGEAGFRDGFAPLLPDTGIALGDLAALERELKKGDVAAFVVEPIQGKGVLAAPPGFLAAAQELLHRHKALLIADEVQTGLGRTGDFYAYQHEAGVEPDLVCVAKALSGGYVPVGATLGKDWIFKKVYSSMDRVLVHSASFGSNAQAMAAGLAVLCVMEDEGVVANARAMGDLLRGRLAGLVDEYELLHEVRGRGLMIGIEFGRPSSLGLRSRWTMLQAARKGLFAQMVVVPLLQKHRILTQVSGDHLEVIKLIPPLIVDEADVDRFVGAFREVMDEAHGGGALMWDFGRTLVKQAVANR, encoded by the coding sequence ATGAGCGCGGGCCACGCGCGCCGGGCGGGGGAGGCGGCCGCGGCAGGCGGGGCGTCGGCCGCGGCGGGCGGATCGGGCGGGCGCGGCCGGGGCAAGGGCTTCGACCTCGGCGCCCTGCTGGCCGAACGCGGCGCGGAGCGGTACGAGCTGCACGCCCGCCACCTCAACCACCAGCTGCCCCGGATGCTGCACACCATCGGCTTCGACAAGGTCTACGAGCGGGCCCAGGGGGCCCACTTCTGGGACGCCGAGGGCAACGACTACCTCGACATGCTGGCCGGGTTCGGGGTGATGGGCCTCGGCCGCCACCACCCGGTGGTCAAACAGGCCCTGCACGACGTCCTGGACGCCCAGCTCGCCGACCTCACCCGCTTCGACTGCCAGCCGCTGCCCGGGCTGCTGGCGGAGAAGCTGCTCGCCCACAGCCCGCACCTGGACCGGGTCTTCTTCGGCAACAGCGGCACCGAGGCGGTGGAGACGGCCCTGAAGTTCGCCCGGTACGCCACCGGGCGGCCCAGGGTCCTCTACTGCGACCACGCCTTCCACGGGCTCACCACCGGCTCGCTGTCGGTCAACGGCGAAGCCGGCTTCCGGGACGGCTTCGCCCCGCTGCTCCCCGACACCGGGATCGCGCTCGGCGACCTGGCCGCCCTGGAGCGGGAGCTGAAGAAGGGCGACGTGGCGGCCTTCGTCGTCGAGCCGATCCAGGGCAAGGGGGTGCTCGCCGCCCCGCCCGGCTTCCTGGCTGCCGCGCAGGAGCTGCTGCACCGGCACAAGGCGCTGCTGATCGCGGACGAGGTGCAGACCGGCCTCGGACGGACCGGGGACTTCTACGCCTACCAGCACGAGGCCGGGGTGGAACCCGACCTGGTGTGCGTGGCCAAGGCCCTCTCGGGCGGCTACGTCCCGGTCGGCGCGACCCTGGGCAAGGACTGGATCTTCAAGAAGGTCTACTCGTCCATGGACCGGGTGCTCGTCCACTCCGCGAGCTTCGGTTCCAACGCGCAGGCGATGGCGGCCGGACTCGCGGTGCTCTGCGTCATGGAGGACGAGGGGGTGGTGGCCAACGCCCGCGCGATGGGCGACCTGCTGCGCGGCCGCCTCGCCGGGCTGGTCGACGAGTACGAGCTGCTGCACGAGGTACGGGGACGCGGGCTGATGATCGGCATCGAGTTCGGCCGGCCGTCCTCGCTGGGGCTGCGGAGCCGGTGGACCATGCTGCAGGCGGCCCGCAAGGGGCTGTTCGCGCAGATGGTCGTGGTGCCGCTGCTGCAGAAGCACCGGATCCTCACGCAGGTCTCGGGCGACCACCTCGAAGTCATCAAGCTGATCCCGCCGCTGATCGTGGACGAGGCGGACGTCGACCGGTTCGTCGGCGCCTTCCGCGAGGTCATGGACGAGGCGCACGGTGGCGGCGCGCTGATGTGGGACTTCGGCAGGACGCTGGTCAAGCAGGCGGTCGCCAACCGCTGA
- a CDS encoding tyrosine-protein phosphatase, producing MTQRISQTPHAGPTLAGVRNFRDVGGLPTTDGRRVKTGRLFRSGHLAHATETDAQFLASLGLHTVFDFRNDADHALEGPDVELPGVRNINIPLSDPADGREFWTMVRDGDLAQLREILGEGKAVARMSRSYRTIIKTRTAEHSRVVHALAEDSVPALMHCAAGKDRAGLSIAVTLLALGVGREAIVADYLESNAPHNRYRVRRGSEAAQPRTAEVAELLAPLFDARAPYLTAAFETIDEEWGGAERYLGEGLGLAPETLGRLRDRLLD from the coding sequence GTGACCCAGCGGATATCCCAGACCCCCCACGCGGGGCCGACCCTGGCCGGCGTACGCAACTTCCGCGACGTGGGCGGGCTGCCGACCACGGACGGACGGAGGGTCAAGACGGGACGACTGTTCCGAAGCGGACATCTGGCGCATGCCACCGAAACCGATGCACAGTTCCTCGCTTCGCTCGGGCTGCACACCGTCTTCGACTTCCGCAACGACGCCGACCACGCGCTGGAGGGCCCGGACGTGGAGCTTCCCGGCGTGCGGAACATCAACATCCCGCTGTCTGACCCGGCGGACGGCCGGGAGTTCTGGACGATGGTCCGCGACGGGGACCTCGCCCAGCTCCGCGAGATCCTGGGTGAGGGCAAGGCCGTCGCGCGGATGTCCCGTTCGTACCGCACGATCATCAAGACCCGCACCGCCGAGCACAGCCGGGTCGTCCACGCCCTCGCCGAGGACAGCGTCCCCGCCCTCATGCACTGCGCGGCCGGCAAGGACCGGGCCGGCCTGTCGATCGCGGTCACCCTGCTCGCGCTGGGCGTCGGGCGCGAGGCGATCGTCGCGGACTACCTGGAGTCCAACGCCCCGCACAACCGCTACCGGGTCCGCCGGGGCAGCGAGGCGGCCCAGCCCCGCACCGCCGAGGTGGCGGAGCTGCTCGCCCCGCTCTTCGACGCCCGCGCCCCGTACCTGACCGCGGCCTTCGAGACGATCGACGAGGAGTGGGGCGGGGCGGAGCGCTACCTCGGCGAGGGGCTCGGGCTCGCACCCGAGACCCTCGGCCGGCTGCGCGACCGGCTGCTGGACTGA
- a CDS encoding LysM peptidoglycan-binding domain-containing M23 family metallopeptidase, with product MPGTGKHRRPKSRSISRGFAAAGTGGAALALPLLGAAGAHAAGAPAAAPATAPATAPASAPQVPASLQAAPATAQAAPTVYTVVPGDHLSKIAESRHLSGGWEQLYADNRAAVGSDPSLIHPGLKLTLGAKGTAEAAPSRAAAPAAPAAPAEQSADSSESAEDASGSGGAEAPAAPARKAPAPKAPAKQQQAAPASAGFVSPVSGGASTAYKVAGSMWSSGYHTGVDFSASTGSTVKAVGAGTVVSAGWGGAYGNEVVIRHADGKYSQYAHLSQLNVSSGQSVSAGQTVGLSGATGNVTGPHLHFEIRTGPSYGSDIDPLAYLRSKGVSI from the coding sequence ATGCCTGGAACGGGTAAGCACCGCCGTCCGAAGTCCCGCTCGATATCCCGTGGTTTCGCCGCCGCCGGCACCGGTGGCGCGGCCCTCGCGCTTCCGCTGCTCGGGGCGGCCGGCGCCCACGCGGCCGGCGCCCCGGCCGCCGCACCCGCCACCGCACCTGCCACCGCGCCGGCCTCGGCGCCGCAGGTCCCGGCCTCGCTCCAGGCCGCGCCCGCCACTGCGCAGGCCGCCCCCACCGTCTACACCGTGGTGCCCGGGGACCACCTCTCCAAGATCGCCGAGAGCCGGCACCTCAGCGGTGGCTGGGAGCAGCTCTACGCCGACAACCGGGCTGCCGTCGGGTCCGACCCGTCGCTGATCCACCCGGGCCTCAAGCTGACGCTCGGCGCGAAGGGCACGGCCGAGGCCGCTCCGAGCCGGGCGGCCGCTCCGGCCGCGCCGGCCGCGCCGGCCGAGCAGTCCGCCGACTCCTCCGAGTCCGCCGAAGACGCGTCCGGTTCCGGCGGCGCCGAGGCCCCGGCGGCGCCCGCACGCAAGGCGCCCGCACCCAAGGCCCCCGCCAAGCAGCAGCAGGCCGCCCCCGCTTCGGCCGGGTTCGTCTCCCCGGTCAGCGGCGGCGCCTCCACCGCGTACAAGGTCGCCGGGTCCATGTGGTCCAGCGGCTACCACACCGGCGTCGACTTCTCCGCGAGCACCGGCAGCACCGTGAAGGCGGTCGGGGCGGGCACCGTCGTCTCCGCCGGCTGGGGCGGCGCGTACGGCAACGAGGTCGTCATCCGGCACGCCGACGGCAAGTACAGCCAGTACGCGCACCTCTCCCAGCTCAACGTCTCGTCCGGCCAGAGCGTCAGCGCCGGGCAGACCGTCGGCCTCTCCGGCGCCACGGGCAACGTGACCGGCCCGCACCTCCACTTCGAGATCCGCACCGGTCCCTCGTACGGCTCGGACATCGACCCGCTGGCCTACCTGCGGTCGAAGGGCGTCAGCATCTGA
- a CDS encoding winged helix DNA-binding domain-containing protein has translation MAVTARELNRSTLARQLLLGREALGVTDGVRRVVALQAQQAASPYLALWNRLADFDPAALDAAFTGREIVKSTLMRITLHAVHADDFPAFREAVQPGVRAARLGSRFTASGLSAEDADELVPRLLAFADRPRTAAECERWLEQRLGEPPQPGAWWGLRQYAPLLHAPTAHPWSFGERPSYVASRYGTTRAVPADPEASAQSLRALVVRYLEGFGPASVADVAQFALVQRGRVRQALREAELSHGLRRLEGPGGEELFDVPGAPLPDGDTPAPPRLMAMWDSILLAYSDRGRVIPPQYRSLVTRVNGDTLATLLVDGYVAGVWRPAPGGVEVTAFHPLPEEVWEALAAEARSLTAFLADRDPEVYRRYGHWWSKLPSAGTRLLV, from the coding sequence ATGGCGGTCACGGCAAGGGAGCTCAACCGCTCCACCCTCGCACGGCAGTTGCTGCTCGGGCGCGAGGCGCTCGGTGTCACCGACGGGGTCCGGCGGGTGGTCGCGCTGCAGGCGCAGCAGGCCGCCTCGCCGTACCTCGCGCTGTGGAACCGGCTCGCGGACTTCGATCCGGCCGCTCTCGACGCCGCGTTCACCGGCCGCGAGATCGTCAAGTCGACCCTGATGCGGATCACCCTGCACGCCGTGCACGCCGACGACTTCCCCGCCTTCCGCGAGGCGGTGCAGCCGGGGGTGCGGGCGGCGCGGCTGGGCAGCCGGTTCACGGCGTCGGGGCTGAGTGCCGAGGACGCCGACGAGCTGGTGCCGCGGCTGCTGGCCTTCGCCGACCGGCCCCGTACGGCCGCGGAGTGCGAGCGGTGGCTGGAACAGCGGCTGGGCGAGCCGCCGCAGCCCGGAGCCTGGTGGGGACTTCGGCAGTACGCGCCGCTGCTGCACGCGCCCACCGCGCACCCGTGGTCCTTCGGCGAGCGGCCGTCGTACGTCGCGTCCCGGTACGGGACGACGCGGGCGGTCCCCGCCGATCCCGAGGCCTCCGCGCAGTCCCTGCGGGCGCTCGTCGTGCGCTACCTGGAGGGCTTCGGGCCCGCCTCGGTGGCGGACGTGGCGCAGTTCGCGCTGGTCCAGCGGGGCAGGGTCAGGCAGGCGCTGCGGGAAGCCGAGCTCTCCCACGGCCTGCGGCGGCTGGAGGGGCCGGGCGGCGAGGAGCTCTTCGACGTCCCCGGCGCGCCGCTGCCGGACGGGGACACGCCGGCGCCGCCCCGGCTGATGGCCATGTGGGACAGCATCCTGCTCGCGTACTCCGACCGGGGCCGGGTCATCCCGCCGCAGTACCGGAGCCTCGTCACCCGGGTGAACGGGGACACGCTGGCGACCCTGCTGGTCGACGGGTACGTGGCCGGGGTGTGGCGCCCGGCGCCCGGGGGAGTGGAGGTCACCGCCTTCCACCCGCTGCCGGAGGAGGTCTGGGAGGCGCTCGCGGCCGAGGCCCGGTCGCTGACGGCCTTCCTCGCCGACCGGGATCCGGAGGTCTACCGGCGGTACGGCCACTGGTGGAGCAAGCTGCCGAGCGCCGGAACCCGGCTGCTCGTCTGA
- a CDS encoding SGNH/GDSL hydrolase family protein codes for MAATTTTLKTIGSYAAIGDSFTEGIGDPGPGETFLGWADRLAVLLADQRDEHDFRYANLAVRGRLLDQIVAEQVPRAKELEPDLVTFCAGGNDIIRPGSDPDDVAERYEAAVRDLTRSVGRVMITTGFDTRDVPVLKHIRGKIATFSAHVHSIADRYDCPVLDLWSLKSVQDRRAWDADRLHLSPEGHTRVALRAAQVLGMEVPADPDQPWPPLRPRGSVDVTRDNIQWAREYLVPWIGRRLRGESSGDHVEAKRPDLLPL; via the coding sequence GTGGCAGCGACGACGACGACACTCAAGACCATCGGCTCGTACGCGGCGATCGGGGACAGCTTCACCGAGGGCATCGGGGACCCGGGACCCGGGGAAACGTTTCTCGGCTGGGCGGACCGGCTGGCCGTACTCCTGGCCGATCAGCGCGACGAGCACGACTTCCGGTACGCGAACCTGGCCGTGCGCGGCCGCCTCCTGGACCAGATCGTGGCCGAGCAGGTCCCCCGGGCCAAGGAGCTCGAACCGGACCTGGTCACCTTCTGCGCGGGCGGCAACGACATCATCCGGCCCGGCAGCGACCCGGACGACGTGGCCGAGCGGTACGAGGCCGCCGTGCGCGACCTCACCCGCTCGGTGGGCCGGGTCATGATCACCACGGGCTTCGACACGCGGGACGTGCCGGTCCTCAAGCACATCCGGGGCAAGATCGCGACCTTCAGCGCGCACGTCCACTCCATCGCCGACCGGTACGACTGCCCGGTGCTCGACCTCTGGTCGCTGAAGTCCGTACAGGACCGGCGGGCCTGGGACGCCGACCGGCTGCACCTGTCGCCCGAGGGGCACACGCGCGTCGCGCTGCGGGCCGCGCAGGTGCTCGGCATGGAGGTGCCCGCCGACCCCGACCAGCCGTGGCCGCCGCTGCGGCCGCGCGGATCGGTGGACGTGACCCGGGACAACATCCAGTGGGCGCGCGAGTACCTGGTGCCGTGGATCGGACGGCGGCTGCGCGGGGAGTCCTCCGGCGACCACGTCGAGGCGAAGCGGCCGGACCTGCTGCCGCTGTAG
- a CDS encoding TerD family protein, with translation MSVVRMGLGWQAAPRKGFLARLTAREIDLDASAVLFAGKEPVDVAFFQQLVSKDGSVRHTGDNLVGGAGQGGDDESILVDLQRVPVHVDQIVFTVNSFTGQTFAEVENAFCRLVDESNGQELARYTLSGGGKYTAQVMAKVHRSGGGWNMSAIGEPADGRTFKDLLPAIASRL, from the coding sequence TTGAGCGTCGTACGGATGGGGCTCGGCTGGCAGGCCGCCCCGCGCAAGGGATTCCTCGCCAGGTTGACCGCCCGGGAGATCGACCTCGACGCCTCGGCCGTCCTCTTCGCCGGGAAGGAGCCGGTGGACGTGGCCTTCTTCCAACAACTGGTCAGCAAGGACGGCTCCGTCCGCCACACCGGGGACAACCTCGTCGGCGGCGCCGGCCAGGGCGGCGACGACGAGTCCATCCTCGTGGACCTCCAGCGAGTACCGGTGCACGTCGACCAGATCGTCTTCACCGTCAACTCCTTCACCGGGCAGACCTTCGCCGAGGTGGAGAACGCCTTCTGCCGCCTCGTCGACGAGAGCAACGGCCAGGAACTGGCCCGCTACACCCTCTCCGGAGGCGGCAAATACACCGCGCAGGTGATGGCCAAGGTCCACCGCTCCGGCGGAGGCTGGAACATGTCCGCGATCGGGGAGCCGGCCGACGGCCGCACCTTCAAGGACCTCCTGCCCGCCATCGCCTCCCGCCTCTGA
- a CDS encoding EF-hand domain-containing protein, with amino-acid sequence MAITDPIARRLRRLFVALDADEDGFVGWGDHERIVDRYATGYGLARNDPKISSLERAYWSQWLGLLQQATPGQERLSLDEFVAANRAAGFGANGSHLLDDIARAVFNVVDFDGDKKISRDEFVRYLGLWGISPEDAPIVFQRLDLDRDAFISQQEVTKSIRAFHLYNDDLSTPGGIFLGVH; translated from the coding sequence ATGGCCATCACTGATCCGATCGCCCGCAGGCTGCGAAGGTTGTTCGTGGCCTTGGACGCCGACGAGGACGGATTCGTCGGGTGGGGTGACCACGAGCGGATCGTGGACAGGTACGCGACCGGTTACGGGCTGGCCAGGAATGACCCCAAGATCAGTTCACTGGAGCGGGCGTACTGGTCACAGTGGCTGGGACTGCTGCAGCAGGCGACGCCGGGCCAGGAGCGTCTGTCCCTCGACGAGTTCGTCGCGGCGAACCGGGCTGCGGGCTTCGGCGCGAACGGATCCCATCTGCTGGATGACATCGCGCGTGCCGTATTCAATGTCGTGGACTTCGACGGGGACAAGAAGATCAGCCGGGACGAGTTCGTCAGGTATCTGGGCCTCTGGGGGATCTCCCCCGAAGACGCCCCGATTGTCTTCCAACGGCTGGACCTGGACCGCGACGCCTTCATCTCCCAGCAGGAAGTCACCAAGTCCATCCGGGCGTTCCACCTGTACAACGACGATCTGAGCACCCCGGGCGGCATCTTCCTCGGCGTCCACTGA
- a CDS encoding sigma factor-like helix-turn-helix DNA-binding protein, whose amino-acid sequence MAVAERNDQAELLATIPAERRDAFVLTQLLGLPYADAAEAIGCPVGTVRSAWPAPAPNSWLS is encoded by the coding sequence CTGGCCGTAGCGGAACGGAACGACCAGGCCGAGCTCCTGGCAACGATCCCTGCCGAACGCCGGGACGCCTTCGTCCTCACCCAACTCCTCGGCCTGCCCTACGCCGACGCGGCCGAAGCCATCGGCTGTCCCGTCGGCACGGTCCGCTCCGCGTGGCCCGCGCCCGCACCGAACTCATGGCTCTCCTGA
- the kdpF gene encoding K(+)-transporting ATPase subunit F, producing the protein MVVAVALLAYLVIALIEPEKF; encoded by the coding sequence CTGGTCGTGGCCGTCGCCCTGCTGGCCTATCTGGTCATCGCCCTGATCGAGCCGGAGAAGTTCTGA
- the lysA gene encoding diaminopimelate decarboxylase has translation MSVTFPSSPVRTSDPIPAPDAAEGLSVWPASARPAAGGDVTVAGISLTEAADRFGTPLYVLDEGEVRDRCRAYRTAFPDADVIYAAKAFLCRAMARWVEDEGLGLDVCSAGELGLAMTAGFPAERIVLHGNAKSPEDLYTAVRLGVGRIVLDSTSEIARLADIVPEGERQQVMIRVVPGIAAGGHTKIRTGTEDQKFGLSITDGSAQHAIARVLAQPRLELVGLHCHIGSQITSVKPYVAAVRRMVGLMTQIRDHHDLEPPQLNIGGGHGIAYRPGEDSLDLTTLANRVLAELADGCAHAKLPVPRLTIEPGRALVGPAGVAVYRVLTVKETSGRTFVAVDGGMSDNPRPALYGVRYAPRLIGRASTALPALVTVVGRHCEAGDVVAEDVALPGDVRPGDLIAVPAAGAYHLSMASGYNLVGRPPVIAVRDGSARMLVRRESMDDMNRRDIGL, from the coding sequence ATGTCTGTCACTTTCCCTTCCTCCCCGGTCCGGACCTCGGATCCGATACCGGCCCCCGACGCCGCCGAGGGGCTCTCCGTCTGGCCCGCCTCGGCCCGCCCGGCCGCCGGAGGCGACGTCACCGTCGCCGGGATCTCCCTCACCGAAGCGGCCGATCGGTTCGGCACCCCCCTGTACGTCCTGGACGAGGGCGAGGTCCGCGACCGCTGCCGCGCCTACCGCACGGCCTTCCCGGACGCGGACGTCATCTACGCGGCCAAGGCGTTCCTCTGCCGGGCCATGGCCCGCTGGGTCGAGGACGAGGGCCTGGGCCTGGACGTCTGCTCCGCCGGCGAGCTGGGCCTCGCCATGACCGCGGGCTTCCCCGCCGAGCGGATCGTGCTGCACGGCAACGCCAAGAGCCCCGAGGACCTGTACACCGCCGTCCGGCTCGGCGTCGGCCGCATCGTCCTCGACAGCACCTCGGAGATCGCCCGACTGGCCGACATCGTGCCCGAAGGCGAACGCCAGCAGGTCATGATCCGGGTCGTGCCCGGCATCGCGGCCGGCGGTCACACCAAGATCCGCACCGGTACGGAGGACCAGAAGTTCGGCCTCTCGATCACGGACGGCTCCGCCCAGCACGCCATCGCCAGGGTCCTCGCCCAGCCCCGTCTCGAACTCGTGGGACTGCACTGCCACATCGGCTCCCAGATCACCTCGGTCAAGCCGTACGTCGCCGCCGTACGCCGGATGGTCGGCCTGATGACCCAAATACGGGACCACCACGACCTGGAACCGCCCCAGTTGAACATCGGCGGCGGCCACGGCATCGCCTACCGCCCCGGCGAGGACAGCCTCGACCTCACCACCCTCGCCAACCGGGTCCTGGCCGAGCTGGCGGACGGCTGCGCCCACGCGAAGCTGCCCGTACCGCGCCTGACCATCGAGCCCGGGCGGGCGCTCGTAGGCCCCGCCGGAGTCGCCGTCTACCGGGTCCTCACGGTCAAGGAGACCTCGGGGCGGACGTTCGTCGCCGTCGACGGCGGCATGAGCGACAACCCCCGGCCGGCCCTGTACGGGGTCCGGTACGCGCCCCGGCTGATCGGCCGCGCCTCGACGGCCCTGCCCGCCCTGGTCACGGTGGTGGGCCGGCACTGCGAGGCCGGCGACGTCGTGGCGGAGGATGTCGCGCTGCCCGGCGACGTGCGACCCGGAGACCTCATCGCGGTACCGGCCGCCGGCGCGTACCACCTGTCCATGGCCTCCGGCTACAACCTGGTCGGCCGCCCGCCCGTGATCGCGGTCCGGGACGGCTCCGCGCGGATGCTCGTACGCCGTGAATCCATGGACGACATGAACCGCCGGGACATCGGCCTGTAG
- the prcA gene encoding proteasome subunit alpha — MSTPFYVSPQQAMADRAEYARKGIARGRSLVVIQYADGIVFVGENPSRALHKFSEIYDRIGFAAAGKYNEYENLRIGGVRYADLRGYTYDRDDVTARGLANVYAQTLGTIFSSAGEKPYEVELVVAEVGATAAGDQIYRLPHDGSIVDEHGSVAVGGNAEQISTFLDQRHQDGMTLSEALKLAVQALSSQANGTDKAIPHERLEVAVLDRTRAQQRKFKRIRGRQLSRLLEADVPAAAQADAVSNDEAPEEEAE; from the coding sequence GTGTCGACTCCGTTCTACGTCTCACCCCAGCAGGCCATGGCCGACCGGGCGGAATACGCCCGCAAGGGCATCGCCCGCGGTCGCAGCCTTGTTGTGATCCAGTACGCCGACGGCATCGTGTTCGTCGGCGAGAACCCGTCCCGCGCGCTGCACAAGTTCAGCGAGATCTACGACCGGATCGGCTTCGCGGCCGCCGGCAAGTACAACGAGTACGAGAACCTGCGGATCGGCGGCGTGCGCTACGCCGATCTGCGCGGATACACCTACGACCGCGATGACGTGACGGCCCGTGGGCTGGCGAACGTCTACGCGCAGACGCTGGGAACGATCTTCTCCAGCGCCGGTGAGAAGCCGTACGAGGTGGAGCTGGTCGTGGCCGAGGTTGGCGCGACGGCGGCCGGGGACCAGATCTACCGGCTGCCGCACGACGGTTCGATCGTGGACGAGCACGGTTCGGTGGCGGTCGGCGGCAACGCCGAGCAGATCAGCACCTTCCTCGACCAGCGGCACCAGGACGGGATGACCCTGTCCGAGGCGCTGAAGCTGGCGGTGCAGGCGCTGTCCAGCCAGGCGAACGGCACGGACAAGGCGATTCCGCACGAGCGGCTGGAGGTGGCGGTGCTGGACCGTACGCGGGCCCAGCAGCGCAAGTTCAAGCGGATCCGGGGCCGGCAGCTGTCGCGGCTGCTGGAGGCGGACGTTCCGGCGGCCGCCCAGGCGGATGCCGTGTCGAACGACGAGGCTCCCGAAGAGGAAGCCGAGTAG